The nucleotide window CGGAGATCAGCGACTTGATCGCGGGATCCTTGGCGGCCTTGCCGTCCCACGGTTTGATCGCCGTGATGTAGTAGCTGTCGCCCAGGAAGTCGTGCGGATATATATCGCGCGCGACCTTCACCAGCGTCTTCAGCGTCGCCGGCGTCAGCGTGGTGGCATCGTTGGCCCAGGCGTCGCTGACGCTCAGGCCCGCGCTGGTAGCGATCGCGACGGCTGGCACCGCCGTGGCCGCGCCCTTCAGGAAGACGCGACGGTCATATTTGCTTCGACGATCGACTTCTCTCATGGCTGTGTCCTCCATTGAACGTTTTTTTGATTGCGATTAACCGAACCGGCCGCCTCGCTGGATCACTTCGATCTTGTAGCCGTCGGGATCGGAGACGAAGAAGAAGCGCGCTAGCGTCCTGCCGTCGTGCTTGAAGTCGCGCAGCGGCCCGGGCGCCAGATCTTCGCGAGCAAATCTGACGTGTTCGGCGTCGACATCATCGACCACGACGGCAAGATGGCCGTAGCCGTCGCCAAGCGAATAGGGCTCCTTGCGATCAAAATTGACAGTGAGTTCGACCTCGAAGGGCGAGGAGGGATGACGCAGATAGATCAACGCGAAATCCGCAAACTTGAGATAATCTGCAACCTTGAGCCCGAAGGCTCGCGCGTAGAAGTCGAGCGATTTCGCCTCGTCGAACACGCGGATCATCGAGTGAACGGGTTTGGCCATTCAGTTGAGCTCCTTGAGATAGGCGATGATGGCGGCACGGGTCTCGGGCTTCGGCTGGCGATAGGCCATCACGGAGCCGGGAATCATCCCCTGCGGATTGGCCAGGTAGGCGTCGAGCCTGGCGTCGTCCCAGACGAAGTCCGCCTTCCCGAAACCTGACGAGTAATGGAAGCCATACGCCTGGCCCGCCTGCCTGCCGACGACCTTGAACAGTGACGGTCCTTGCCGGACCGGATCGGATTGATTTGTGGTGTGACAGGTCGCGCATTGTTGCTTGAACAGCGTCGCGCCATCGGGTGGCTTGGCTGAGGGCAGTGGCATCTGCGCGCCGGCCGCATTTGCGACAAATACGGCACTGCAAAGTCCGGCTGCCATTGTCTTTATCGAGTCCAGCTTGGCCATCGATCCTCCCTGACGAGGACTCTAGATGACCGCAATCCATGTTTGGTAGTAACGGGTTGTTTCATTGCGAATGAACGACAAACTTTGACGGCGCACCGCAGGATTGCCGCTGTCGCGTTTTGGAGAATGGCTGTTTGTGCCGCGCAACAACCCACTGGCACGAAAAATGCTGAGGCTCGATCGCCGATGGCGAACCGAAGTTCGCCGGGAGACGGAGGAGATGATGAGAGCCCAAGTATTGAGAGCGTATGACGAGAAGCTTTCCGACGATCAGTGGGTCAGCGAAGAAAAAGTACCCGACCCCAAGCTGACCAAATCGACTGACGTCATCGTTCGCATCGGGGGTGCGGGCGTATGCAGGACCGATCTTCATATCATCGAAGGCGTCTGGAAGCCCCATATGGATCCAACCGGCGATAAACTGCTACCCATCATCATGGGACACGAGAATGCCGGCTGGGTCGAAGAGATTGGCAAGGAAGTCGAAGGACTTAAGAAGGGGGATCCCGTAATCGTTCACCCGAAGATCACCGGCGGCACCTGTCTCGCCTGTCGCCGTGGCTTCGATATGCACGGTCCCGGTACATTTCCGGGTCTTGATTGCAACGGCGGCTATGCAGAATTCCTTTGCACCTCGGAACGCAACATCGTTCCGCTGCCGCGGACACTCGCGCCAAAGGATGTCGCGCCTTACGCGGATGCGGGTCTCACGGCCTATCGCGCAATCAAGAAAGCCACCCGCCACCTTTTGCCCGGCGAATATTGCGTCGTCATCGGCGCGGGGGGATTGGGCCACATTGGAATCCAGTGTCTCAAGGCGATGTGTGCGGCCGACGTTATTGTGGTCGACAAGTCCGATGCGTCGCTGAAACTGGCCGAAAAATCGGGCGCCGACCATCTGGTGAAAGCCGACGGAAACGAAGTGACAGTCGTTCTGGAATTGACAGCCGGAAACGGCGCGGAAGCGGTGATCGATTTTGTCGGCGAGAAGGGCACGACATCCAAGGGGCTGGCGATGACCCGCCCGATGGGCAGTTACTACGTTGTTGGCTACGGTGAGGACATCCGTGTCCCGACCGTCGACATGGTGATTACCGAGAAAAACATTATCGGCAACCTGGTCGGCACATGGGCTGAGCTAACGGAGTTGATGGCCCTTGCGGATCGGGGCTTGGTTGAACTCGCAACCGCCGAGTATCGTCTCGCTGATGCGAACAGAGCGTTGCACGATCTCAATGCCGGCAAGATCCATGGGCGCGCTGTTTTGATTCCTTGAGCCAGAACTACGTAATCCATCGCGAGTATTTGCTCGCGATGGATTTGGCATGTTCCTATCGTTATGCCGGTGCGGTCACTTTTGCTGAAGACCTTCTAAAGGCCTCCGCGGCAGCGCGAAGCAGCGGTCCGATCAGGTAAGTCCCTAGCAGACTGCTTACATTGCGGTACAACGCCGAGGCCCGAACTACATGCTCACGCGGGTCGCATAGAGTCTCATTTTGCATAATTGTCGCAATTTGCGTCGCGACTGTTCTCAGATCGATTTTTGCGATCGCACCATTGCTCAGCTTTGTCGGAAGCCGATCCCGGAAGAAGTCCGTAGCGGTCTGGCACGCCCATTGCACGTCTCCTGTGCAAGGTATCCGCCGGCGAGACACGTCGATAGCGGCCAAAAAAAGAGCCGCTTCGCTTTGAGGTGAACATCAGGCCCGATCTCTAGCGTCTGGTGTCCATACACGCCGCGAGACTTGGCACGCCACTACCATTGCGGACGACGCACCTCGCGCGCGTAAACGCGGCGCTATGGGCAAGAAAAGCGCGGCGGAACCATACACGTAATGCGTACAGGAGGCCAAAATGCGCAAGAACTCCCAAGGTATTCACCAGGGCACAGCGAGATGCTGCGCCATCTGCGGCGGAAAGTTCGGGCTTGTTCGCTACTACTGCTGGCGAACGGCGCTTTGCTCCAAGAGGTGTGTCGACCGGTTTAGAGCACGCCTGGAGGCTGACCATAAATGGCTCCGCTGGTTGCGAGCCGCTTAGACTGTTTCCGCGATTACCAAGCGGCATTGTACTCCTTCGCATTGGGAGGTGCCACATGAGGTTCGTTCTGGTGAATGGCAGGACACCCTGCCCAAAGACCTACTGTCTATTTTGCTGTGAGCCAATTCACGCAGGCTACCTGAGAGAGATCAGCACCAGGTTGCCCTTCTGCGATAATGATTGTTACGTCCTTTCCTCGGATAGCCGGATCTCGAAAATAGGGCAGCCGAAGCCGTCGACGTTTGCGGAGGACTACCGCTAGTTCGAGCGCCTCTCCTTCCAGACGTATACCAGCGATCAGCGGCCAATCACCAACTCCAGTACCTGGGCGGTGATTTATTGCGACGCAAAAGTTGCATTGCAAACTGACGCGCAAGCGTCGCTGAGATTCTCATTTTGCAATTTCCGTCGCAATTTGCATCTCGGTCGGTCGCACGCCCGGAGTTGCGACGTCTCCGCCTTCGCTCATTTCCGAGCTCATCCAATCAGAAATCACTTGGCGAGCCCCCTTGGAGGAGCTGGCACGCCCATTGCAGAGCTACTTGGCACAAGAACGCTGACGTCCGTCTGGGGCGAGCCGCGAAAAGAACGAGGGAAGGGGATGGCCGAGTCGAGGGCGCATCATGTGCGGGATGAAGCAATTGCGATCGGAGGCCGCTGGTGCCGAGGATCGCTCGTGATCACCCCGCAGTGCTCCACAGTCATCCTGAGACCCTTGCCGATATCAAACTTCCGGTCGTGCAAACGGCCGTGAGGTTGCCCGTGACGCGCGGGTAAGCACTGCCTGGTCCTTCGAGGTCCTGGGCAGGCGGAATATCGATGTGGTTTCTGACCCGATCAGGAGGATTGACTAGATGTCTGGAACTTTAACACTCAACAAGATCACCGCCCAGCGCGGCATTTCCGTCGGCGACGCTGCCAAGAAGATCGCCGATCTTGGATGGAATCCGTCCTACATTCAGGAAGCGATGACCTTCCCGACCGACTACAAGATCACCAAGGCGCCAAAGGATCCGATGAAGCAGGTCCTGCGGTCCTACTTCCCGATGCAGGAGGAGAAGGACAACCGGGTCTACGGCGCACTCGATGCGGCGCTACGCGGCGACATGTTCCGCAACGTCGAGCCGCGCTGGGTCGAATGGATGAAGCTGTTTCTGGCGATCATCCCGTTCCCGGAAATCTCCGCCGCACGTTCGATGGCAATGGTCGCTCGCCTTGCACCCGGCGAAGACCTGCGCACTGGGTTCACTATGCAGATGGTCGACGAATTCCGTCATTCGACCATCCAGATGAACCTCAAGAAGTGGTACATGGAGAACTACATCGATCCAGCCGGCTTCGACATCACCGAGGAGGCGTTCGGCAAGTGCTACGCCACCACCATCGGCCGTCAGTTCGGCGAAGGGTTCATCACCGGTGATGCCGTCACGTCGGCGAACGTCTACCTGACGGTGGTCGCCGAGACGGCGTTCACCAACACGCTGTTCGTCGCTATGCCCTCGGAAGCGGCCCGCAATGGCGACTACGCGCTGCCGACCGTCTTCCTCTCCGTGCAGTCGGACGAGAGCCGCCACATCGGCAACGGCCACTCGATGCTGATGTCGATGCTGAAGGAGCCGGAAAACCACCTGCTGCTCGAGCGCGACATGCGGTATGCCTTCTGGCAAAACCACGGCATTGTTGACGCGGCAATCGGTACATTCATCGAGTACGGCACTACAAACCGCGACAAGACCAAAGAGTCCTATGCGGAGATGTGGCACCGCTGGATCTTCGAGGACTATTATCGGACTTATATGCTGCCGCTCGAAAAGTACGGCATCAAAATTCATCATGACGACGTTCAGACCGCCTGGAAACGGCTGACCGAAAAATTCTACGTCCACAAGGTCGCGCAGTTCTTCGCGGTCGGCTGGTCGGCGAACTTCTGGCGCATCGAGGCTCAGACCGACAAGGACTTCGAGTGGTTCGAGCATAAGTATCCAGGCTGGTATGCCCAATTCGGCGACTTCTGGAAATGGTACGAGAAGCTGTCGCATCGCGGCCAGACCAATATTCTGTTCAACAGCGATGTTGGCTACGCTTATCCGCATCGTTGCTGGTCCAGCCTGGTGCCATGTCTCATTCGTGAGGACATCGTCACCGACGAAATCGACGGCAAGCTGTATACCTTCGCCCATGAGCTCGATCGCTGGACCGCGGTCGAAGCTTTTGCGGGCGAGTATCAGGGGCGACCGACTCCGGCAATGGGGCGGTTCAGCGGCCGCCGCGAGTGGGAAAGCGTCTACCACAATGTGGATATCGCCGACGCCATCAAGGATCTCGGCTTTGTGCGCACTGACGGCAAGACCCTGGTCGCCCAGCCGCACCTGCGCTTCGACGAGAAGGAAATGTGGACGCTCGACGATGTCCGCGGCCACATTCTGAAGAGCCCGCTGCTCACGCTGCGGGAGATGAGCCCGGCCGAGCGCGAAGCGCACCTCGCCGACTATCGCAAGGGATTCACTATCAATCCCTGCAACTAAGTGCGACGGGGAAGGAGCCGGCCCCGGCTGGCTCCTTCCCATCACCCCCCGGAAGATCTCCAAGCCTTGGTTTGAGGAGGCCCTCATGGGCGCGCCCGCTAATGTCGTTCGCCTGCATCCGGTAGGCATAGAATTCGAAGTCGAGGAGAACGAAACCGTTCTCGACGCCGCCTTTCGCCAGGGCATTGCCTTGCCGCACGGGTGCAAGGAAGGTCAATGCTCGGCCTGCAAATGTGTCCTCACCGAAGGCGATGTGGAGTTGAAGAAATACTCGACCTTCGCTCTCAACGAGATGGAGCGTGGCCAGGACTACATCCTGCTGTGCCGAACCTTGGCGTACTCGGATCTCGAGGTTGAGCTTCTCAACTATGACGAGGAGGTGCTGTCGAAATCGATTCCCGTCAAGGATTTCGAGGGCACGGTTACGGGCGTCTCCGCATTGACCCACGACATCCGACGCCTGGAAATCTCGCTGGAGCAACCTCTGAAGTTCTGGGCGGGCCAATATGTCGACATCACGCTCGCGAGGACAGAGACGATTACGCGCTCGTTTTCCATGGCAAATTCGCCGGGCGAAAGCCAAAAGCTCGCATTCATCATCAAGAAGTATCCGAACGGGCGATTCTCCTCCCGGCTCGACGGCGACCTCGCCGTCGGAACCAGAGTTGGGATCAAAGGACCCTACGGCACCTGCTTCCGGCGGGAAAACAGAGACGGACCCATGATCCTGGTCGGTGGTGGATCGGGGATGTCGCCGCTTTGGTCGATCCTGCACGATCACATCAGTTCCGGTGAAGTGCGACCGGTGCACTTCTTCTACGGCGCCCGCACGCAAAACGATCTCTTCTACCTCGATCATTTCGCGGAAATCGCTGCCAACCATGCGGACTTTACCTTCGTGCCGGTCCTCTCCCATGCCGCCGACGATGCGGCCTGGAGCGGAGAAAAAGGCTTCGTGCACGAAGTGGTCGGAGCCCATCTGCGCAAGTTGGGCTGCGGCGAAGACGTCGACGTCTATGCCTGCGGGCCATCTCCGATGATCGAGGCGCTGACGCCGGTGCTGCAGATGAACGATGTCGATTCAGATCGGGTCTTCTTCGACAAATTCACACCAGCCAACAGCTGAGACGTTCTAAGTGCGGATCTAGCAAGCGTAAGGCCACCAATGGGAGGAGGAAGACTATGACTGCCGTTCCAAGTGTTTCAGTGGGATCCGGTGCAGCAGGTGCTGCGGTGTTTCCGGATTCGGACAGCCGCAGATACCGGTATTTCGAGCCGCGCAGCAAGCGGGCGACGCATTATGAGGATGTGACTGTCGATGTGCAGCCGGATCCTGAGCGCTATCTGCTGCAGGATTGGATCATTTCCTTCCCGAACGGGAAGGGCGCCTACACCAAGGACAACACGGCCGCCTTGAGCTCGAACTGGCATGCCTTCCGTGCTCCGGACCAGGAGTGGGAGCGCACCCATTACCAGCGCCAATCCAAGATCGAGGCAATGGTTCAAGCGGTCATCGCCAACGGCCGCAAGTCCGGGGCGCCGAAAGCCTTTGCAAAGGCCTGGATCAAGATTCTGCAAACCCACCTCGGCGCGTGGAAGCATGCCGAATTTGGGCTCGGTACGTCGTTGATGCAGGCGCAGCGCTACGGCTACACCCAGATGATCAACAACGCGACCCTGACCAACTCGTCCTACAAGCTTCGTCTGGCGCAAGACATCACGCTCTATCTCGCCGAGCTCGGAATGGATATTTCCGGCTTCGATGATACGGCGGGCAAGCGTGCGTGGCTCGAAGACAAGGGCTGGCAAGGCACTCGTGAGGCTGTCGAATCGATCATGGGCTCGGCGGACTACCTCGAGCAGTATTTCGCCACCAATATCGTGTTCGAGCCGCTCGTCGGCGAACTGTTTCGCAGCGGCTTCCTGATGCAGGTAGCGTCGTCGAACGGTGACTTCATCACGCCGCCGGTCGTTTCGGCCGCTGAAGCCGACTATGAGCGCAATCTCGCGAACACGATCGACCTGATGCATCTGCTGGTGACCGATAATCAGCATGCCGCCCACAACAAGAAGCTGTTCCAGGGGTGGGTGAACAAGCACGTGGCGCTCGCGAACAAGGCGGCCGCCGGCCTGCAACCGATCTGGTCACAGCCGCATTCAAAACCGGTGCAGTACGCCGACGCCAGAGCGCAGTCGGTCGAACGCACCAAGAAGATCCTCGGCGAGCTCGGCCTCGTCCTTCCCAAGGAGTAAATTGCAATGTCCGTTGCTTCCAGATCTGCGACCAACCAGAACATCTTTCAGAAGATGGGAGACATCGTTTTCGACCGGACGATTTCTCACCAGTGCGGCGTCACCATGAACGACAGCGTTGAAGCTCGCGCTATCGCCGAGTTCATGGGGAAGAAGCCGAATGTGACCGTTACCTATCAGCCGGCCCTGATCCGCATCGACGGCGAAGGCAAGCTGATCTTCAAGATGGATGAAATCAGCGACATCCTCGGAAAAGAGATGACGGCCGAGATCTTCGAGGTGAATACTTCGACCCACTACGGCCGAATGGTTCGCATCGACGACAATACGGTGACGTTGTTCGGCAACATGGACGAAGTCTTCGAATATATCGAGTGAGTCTCCCTGACTGGGTGGGGCCACATCCCCGGCGGCTGTGGCCCCACCGCTTCTCGCAGTTTCCTCGCGCAGCCACGGCGCATGGATTGATCGAATAGAGCTAACCAAAACTCCTGGAGACCATCATGTTTATCACACCCACCGGCGAGGAAGTTTTCGTTATCGACGGTCACACCCATTTCTGGGACGGCAGTCCGGCGAACCAGCTTAATATCCACGGCAAACAGTTCATTGATTGCTTCTACGCCTACCACACCTCGCTCAGCCCGAAAGACAAGCTCTGGCCCAAGGATCAGTTCGAGAAATACAGTGCCGAGCAGATGTATCAGGACCTCTTCGTCGATGGTCCCGACGACATGGCCGTTGTGCAGTCGACCTATCTGACGGAGTTCTACAAGAATGGCTTCAATACCATCGACCGCAATGCCGAAATGGCGAAGCAGTACAAGGATCGCTTCATTGTCAACGGCGCCTTCGACCCCCGCGATGGAGAACGGGCGCTTGAGTACATTCACTATATGAAGGAGACGTTCGGCATCAAGGGCGTCAAGCTCTATACCGCCGAGTGGAAGGGAGAATCGCGCGGCTGGAAGCTGACTGATCCCAACGCCTATCGTTGCTTCGAGCTCTGCCAAAAGCTCGGTATCACGAACATCCATGTCCACAAGGGGCCGACGATCATCCCGCTGGATAAGGACGCATTCGATGTTCACGATGTCGATCATGCAGCCACCGACTTCCAGGGCCTGAACTTCATCATCGAGCATTGCGGCCTGCCGCGGCTGGACGATTTCTGCTGGATCGCCGTGCAAGAGACCAACGTCTATGGTGGTCTCGCTGTAGCGTTGCCGTTCATCCACGGACGTCCGCGCTATTTCGCCGAAGTGATCAGCGAATTGCTGTTCTGGGTCGGCGAAGACAAGATCCTGTTCGGCAGCGACTACGCCATATGGACGCCCCGCTGGCTGGTCGAGAAGTTTTGGAACTTCGAGCTTCCGGAGGATCTGAAGCAGGAGCACGGCGTCGATCTCACGCCACAGGCAAAGAAGAAGATTTTGGGCCTCAACGCCGCACGTCTGTACGGCGTGGATGTCGAGGCGCAGAAACGGAAACTCGCGGGACAAGTGCGCGCGACCGCGGCGGAGTAACGATCATGGACGCGGTTCTCGTGCATCAGGACCGAAAGACCAGCGAGGTGTGGAAGCGCCTCGCGTTGGTCACGGATCCCGAGCTGGATGAGTCGGTAACCGATCTCGGATTTATCGAGTTTGTCTCCGTCGACAGCGATGACGGAGTCGACATCATCTTCAGGCTGCCGACCTATTGGTGCTCTGCGAATTTTGCGTTCCTTATGGCGGATGGCATGCGTCGTGCGGTGTTGTCCTTGCCCTGGGTCCGTCAGGTGCGTCCGCGGCTTCGGGATCACATGGTCGCCGAAGAGATCAATCGTGGAGTCTCCGAGGGCAAGTCGTTTGGCGACGCGCTCAAGGACTTCGCGTCCGGCGGGTCGCTGGACGAAGTGCGGGAGAAGTTTCGCCGCAAGGCATTCGAGCGACGCCAGGAGGTCATGATACTGGCGTTGCGCGGGGTGGGTTACGAGGATGGAGCGATCTGCCGGATGGACCTGGGCACCTACGATCTGATCGACTTCGGCTCGAAGGAAGTTGCGCGCCAAAAACCGCGATATCGCGAGCTTCTGGTTGAACGACGCCTTGCCGTGCGGCCCGGCGACCGCGCCTTCGTCACTTACGAGGGCCATCCCATCAAGCGCCATGAATTCGCGTCGTATATGCAGCGGTTACGGGGAGTACGCATCAATATGGAGTTCAATAGCTCACTGTGTAGAGGCCTTCTTGCTGCCCGGTATGGCGAACTCGATGGAGGCGTTGCGGAACGGTTGCCTGTTAACGCAGCGCCGTGCGGAGGCTGCGCCAGTGGCTGCGCCGTGCGATCCGGTGGGTCGCCTGCGACCACTGAGAAGCATTCCGCTGCGCTCGCATGAGGTCGCATTGACCGGCTCATTGCCTGCCAGTGCCAACAACCGGAGCGATCAGCAAGTCCGCCCGACCAGACAACCAAGAGACCACCGCGTGGGGAGTGAAACGCAATGCCGAAAGTTCTGTTGCATAACATTGAAGCCCGCCGCGCTCTTGCGCGCGGGGTCCAGAAGCTTGCCGCTGCGGTTGAATCGACGCTCGGCCCCAAGGGCATGAACGCGATGGTCGACAGGCCGATCGGCACGCCCATCGTGTCACGCGATGGCGTCACCATCGCTTCCGAAATCGAATTGCCTGACCGTTTCGAGAACATGGGCGCTCAGGTAGTGCGCGAAGTCTCTATGCAGACCAACGAAGTCGCCGGCGACGGTACAACAACCGCGATGGTGCTCGCAAACGGCCTCATTCAAGGCGGCGTTGCGGCCCTCGAGCGCGGCGCCAAGGCCGTTGATCTCTGCAAGGGCATTGACCGGGCCGTCGAGGTCGTTGTCGAGACTCTGAAGAGTTCGGCAATTGCCGTATCGGACCGCAAGACGCTCCAGGCAGTGGCGACGATTGCGTCGACCGACTCCCATCTTGGCGGTCTGATCGCCGAGGCGGTGGAGCGTGTCGGCAAGGACGGAATCATCAGTTCTGAATACGGGCTGACGACCAGCACGACGCTCGAGGTCGTCGAAGGCATGTCGTTCGACCGCGGTTACATTTCTCACCACATGGTGACGGATGTCGAAAAGATGGAAGTGGTGCTGGATCAGCCCTACATTCTTCTGACCGATCTAAAGATCAGGGCGCCGAGCGAGCTGGCGGCGGTGCGCACGGCGGTCGCGGCCACCGGGCGACCGCTCGTGATTGTCGCTGAAGAGATCGCACCCGAAGTCGTCGTCACGCTGCTTGGCGATGGTAACCGCGGCAAGGTCCTCGTGGTCAATCCG belongs to Bradyrhizobium icense and includes:
- a CDS encoding Twin-arginine translocation pathway signal, with translation MREVDRRSKYDRRVFLKGAATAVPAVAIATSAGLSVSDAWANDATTLTPATLKTLVKVARDIYPHDFLGDSYYITAIKPWDGKAAKDPAIKSLISDGVTQLDKAANDRHKVPYAQVQWESERVALLQQIEQTPFFQKVRGDLVVSLYNQKEVWPKFGYEGSSAEHGGYIKRGFADIDWLPKA
- a CDS encoding VOC family protein; translation: MAKPVHSMIRVFDEAKSLDFYARAFGLKVADYLKFADFALIYLRHPSSPFEVELTVNFDRKEPYSLGDGYGHLAVVVDDVDAEHVRFAREDLAPGPLRDFKHDGRTLARFFFVSDPDGYKIEVIQRGGRFG
- a CDS encoding c-type cytochrome encodes the protein MPLPSAKPPDGATLFKQQCATCHTTNQSDPVRQGPSLFKVVGRQAGQAYGFHYSSGFGKADFVWDDARLDAYLANPQGMIPGSVMAYRQPKPETRAAIIAYLKELN
- a CDS encoding NAD(P)-dependent alcohol dehydrogenase, whose product is MRAQVLRAYDEKLSDDQWVSEEKVPDPKLTKSTDVIVRIGGAGVCRTDLHIIEGVWKPHMDPTGDKLLPIIMGHENAGWVEEIGKEVEGLKKGDPVIVHPKITGGTCLACRRGFDMHGPGTFPGLDCNGGYAEFLCTSERNIVPLPRTLAPKDVAPYADAGLTAYRAIKKATRHLLPGEYCVVIGAGGLGHIGIQCLKAMCAADVIVVDKSDASLKLAEKSGADHLVKADGNEVTVVLELTAGNGAEAVIDFVGEKGTTSKGLAMTRPMGSYYVVGYGEDIRVPTVDMVITEKNIIGNLVGTWAELTELMALADRGLVELATAEYRLADANRALHDLNAGKIHGRAVLIP
- a CDS encoding aromatic/alkene/methane monooxygenase hydroxylase/oxygenase subunit alpha → MSGTLTLNKITAQRGISVGDAAKKIADLGWNPSYIQEAMTFPTDYKITKAPKDPMKQVLRSYFPMQEEKDNRVYGALDAALRGDMFRNVEPRWVEWMKLFLAIIPFPEISAARSMAMVARLAPGEDLRTGFTMQMVDEFRHSTIQMNLKKWYMENYIDPAGFDITEEAFGKCYATTIGRQFGEGFITGDAVTSANVYLTVVAETAFTNTLFVAMPSEAARNGDYALPTVFLSVQSDESRHIGNGHSMLMSMLKEPENHLLLERDMRYAFWQNHGIVDAAIGTFIEYGTTNRDKTKESYAEMWHRWIFEDYYRTYMLPLEKYGIKIHHDDVQTAWKRLTEKFYVHKVAQFFAVGWSANFWRIEAQTDKDFEWFEHKYPGWYAQFGDFWKWYEKLSHRGQTNILFNSDVGYAYPHRCWSSLVPCLIREDIVTDEIDGKLYTFAHELDRWTAVEAFAGEYQGRPTPAMGRFSGRREWESVYHNVDIADAIKDLGFVRTDGKTLVAQPHLRFDEKEMWTLDDVRGHILKSPLLTLREMSPAEREAHLADYRKGFTINPCN
- a CDS encoding 2Fe-2S iron-sulfur cluster-binding protein: MGAPANVVRLHPVGIEFEVEENETVLDAAFRQGIALPHGCKEGQCSACKCVLTEGDVELKKYSTFALNEMERGQDYILLCRTLAYSDLEVELLNYDEEVLSKSIPVKDFEGTVTGVSALTHDIRRLEISLEQPLKFWAGQYVDITLARTETITRSFSMANSPGESQKLAFIIKKYPNGRFSSRLDGDLAVGTRVGIKGPYGTCFRRENRDGPMILVGGGSGMSPLWSILHDHISSGEVRPVHFFYGARTQNDLFYLDHFAEIAANHADFTFVPVLSHAADDAAWSGEKGFVHEVVGAHLRKLGCGEDVDVYACGPSPMIEALTPVLQMNDVDSDRVFFDKFTPANS
- a CDS encoding aromatic/alkene monooxygenase hydroxylase subunit beta, whose protein sequence is MTAVPSVSVGSGAAGAAVFPDSDSRRYRYFEPRSKRATHYEDVTVDVQPDPERYLLQDWIISFPNGKGAYTKDNTAALSSNWHAFRAPDQEWERTHYQRQSKIEAMVQAVIANGRKSGAPKAFAKAWIKILQTHLGAWKHAEFGLGTSLMQAQRYGYTQMINNATLTNSSYKLRLAQDITLYLAELGMDISGFDDTAGKRAWLEDKGWQGTREAVESIMGSADYLEQYFATNIVFEPLVGELFRSGFLMQVASSNGDFITPPVVSAAEADYERNLANTIDLMHLLVTDNQHAAHNKKLFQGWVNKHVALANKAAAGLQPIWSQPHSKPVQYADARAQSVERTKKILGELGLVLPKE
- a CDS encoding MmoB/DmpM family protein, whose product is MSVASRSATNQNIFQKMGDIVFDRTISHQCGVTMNDSVEARAIAEFMGKKPNVTVTYQPALIRIDGEGKLIFKMDEISDILGKEMTAEIFEVNTSTHYGRMVRIDDNTVTLFGNMDEVFEYIE
- a CDS encoding amidohydrolase family protein translates to MFITPTGEEVFVIDGHTHFWDGSPANQLNIHGKQFIDCFYAYHTSLSPKDKLWPKDQFEKYSAEQMYQDLFVDGPDDMAVVQSTYLTEFYKNGFNTIDRNAEMAKQYKDRFIVNGAFDPRDGERALEYIHYMKETFGIKGVKLYTAEWKGESRGWKLTDPNAYRCFELCQKLGITNIHVHKGPTIIPLDKDAFDVHDVDHAATDFQGLNFIIEHCGLPRLDDFCWIAVQETNVYGGLAVALPFIHGRPRYFAEVISELLFWVGEDKILFGSDYAIWTPRWLVEKFWNFELPEDLKQEHGVDLTPQAKKKILGLNAARLYGVDVEAQKRKLAGQVRATAAE
- a CDS encoding iron-sulfur cluster assembly protein, translated to MDAVLVHQDRKTSEVWKRLALVTDPELDESVTDLGFIEFVSVDSDDGVDIIFRLPTYWCSANFAFLMADGMRRAVLSLPWVRQVRPRLRDHMVAEEINRGVSEGKSFGDALKDFASGGSLDEVREKFRRKAFERRQEVMILALRGVGYEDGAICRMDLGTYDLIDFGSKEVARQKPRYRELLVERRLAVRPGDRAFVTYEGHPIKRHEFASYMQRLRGVRINMEFNSSLCRGLLAARYGELDGGVAERLPVNAAPCGGCASGCAVRSGGSPATTEKHSAALA
- a CDS encoding molecular chaperone GroEL, which encodes MPKVLLHNIEARRALARGVQKLAAAVESTLGPKGMNAMVDRPIGTPIVSRDGVTIASEIELPDRFENMGAQVVREVSMQTNEVAGDGTTTAMVLANGLIQGGVAALERGAKAVDLCKGIDRAVEVVVETLKSSAIAVSDRKTLQAVATIASTDSHLGGLIAEAVERVGKDGIISSEYGLTTSTTLEVVEGMSFDRGYISHHMVTDVEKMEVVLDQPYILLTDLKIRAPSELAAVRTAVAATGRPLVIVAEEIAPEVVVTLLGDGNRGKVLVVNPPDYGHWRKAMMDDLAIITGGRVIARELGGKLEEVGLADLGTARQVRASARETVIIRGGGDDAAIAARRQQVAKQHDLAPPNIEQDKLKERLAKLSGGTAVIFAGGVTPVEQKRTIQLIDDALSAARAAAEEGIVPGGGTALAQCAPVVARALGNINGDLGEGIKLVRETLSRPAAFIARNAGHDAEKVVADLQRAPAGVGFDAANGKFIDMVSAGIIDPVRVTYTALRNAASVATLVLTTNTLVADVPEYIDPTQGPALGGGAEKLGRA